DNA sequence from the Vicia villosa cultivar HV-30 ecotype Madison, WI linkage group LG3, Vvil1.0, whole genome shotgun sequence genome:
AATTTAAACAAAtcacaatttttataataatataaaactataaTCTATTCActtattcttattaatatttcttaaaaatttatgatttttaacatttattaatatcaaacttatttttatataaatttttttatttttaaacaaatttttctaatttttatgcaaataaatttatattttatttgcttAATATTctatatataattgatatattttaaaataaaaaaggttttttttaatcttgacttttttatgaaataattttttttttaataaaattgaagcgtgatttaattgttacaaaagtaggagagattttatttattttatgaggaaaaagaataaattataatttgttaaaatcaaaattattaattaccaaaaatagaataaaactattttaagtaagaatcatgaGTCACTAATTAAATATTTCTAGCCATTggattaaattaaaatcaaaggttattaatgagtgtaactataagtgtaacatatgggtgtaatttgatccctcctcatatatatatatatatattaaaaaggaATTTTGTACTCTTATTAAATATTGACTTTTGCCGCCACATGCATTACCATATGTCACAACACATACGAATCTTACAATGACTTCTAGATTTTAATTTGAGTTTTAAACTTAAGTGTTGAAGATACTTAATCTATGAAATGTGCCATATAATCATGCATAGAATTATGATTTTAAatcttttgtttaaatatttttataattcaaCTCAAATTCAAAACATTGTGACAGAACTCTTTGTATATTGTGTCTGTATAAAACAACATTGATTAAAAGGAAGAATGATTTGAAAGGACTTAATGTATTTAAAAGGAAAAGAATGTTTAGCCAATAAATTTGACAATTTGAAACAATAAGTAGAAAATATTATTGAAAGGGATTTCTCAATTTTGTCTAAAAACAACTTATTAGTCATTTAAGTGAAAAGataaaagtttaatttttatgtaaagttaatttatttaaaaattaaaatgtttactatgttatttttaaataaaattctttaatttaaaaGGGCCCAACCGGGTTCGAACCGGTGACCTCTTGATCTGCAGTCAAATGCTCTACCACTGAGCTATGGACCCAATGATGCATGTGCTTATCAATGAGAATTTGATGATTCACATAAATTTCCGTGCACATGTGTTACATTTTTCACAAGTATATTAATCTCGTCATCGCAATATCTGTACTGCACCACATATTTATTATCATCCAACATTTTCAACAAATGTTGCATCTCGCTCTGATCTCCCCTACTCTCATTTTTATTACAGTACTGTTAAATATACACTTTCCTTATATTTGAAATTTTGTCGGGTTCCTTCCTTTTtaatgtggcaagtatatttttcggttgaACAAAATTCAAGGACATGTCTTTAATAGATGCCTTCTCAACCGAATTGAGCCGACATGCCACCAGATGACCTTGTAATTTTACAcacaaatcatggttatgcaaaccacaaacAACAAAGCATCTCCACTTCGTGCTAACTAACATGTAACAACGGATTTTAAATAGACACTTGCATTTTCTATTGCctgtgtcgtctcttttaaaattctttaGAGGAGGATGGTATTTCAATTCCCGTTTCTTTCGCACAATATTTTTACAAACAGGTTTCTTCTTGTCATACCATTATCTGATATTCCTATCCCCACACGAAAACCAAGACTAGTTACGTTCCTACGAATCCATGTTagcatgctttcacgatcatcaaagtcTTGCTTGCTACAAAAGTCACCTCCGACATCTACCACATTTGTGACTACCCCATCGATACTCGTAGCTACATCAACTAAAGTAGCTAATTCTCTTGAaatattatcggggtgcaccatacctattttgAAAAAATCACACAGATTTACAAGATGATGGAAAAAACTGCTGGAactattccgtagatgcatctacgaaagtgtTCACCttcaacacgttccgtagatggatctacggaagcaACATAACTTTTTTACAGAGAATTTCATTGACAATGTGAAGAATGTAGTGGTTGAAAGTGATTATTTACCTGAAGTTCAGATTcttcttgctccctttgatttgttacACCAAAAACTTTGAGCGTTGGAGTGAAATAAGGtattgatgatgtagggtttttagggtgtggagtatgatgagtttgaagaaatgaaacaATGGAGGAGTGATCATGTtgattcaaactatatcagacccttccgtagatgcatctacggaaacttCTCTTAAGATATTTTAATGTGTATTTTTATCTCATGTACACTAATTTATTATCTTTCCGTAGATACATTTACGTaaggaatcaaattttttcaaaatttagagTGCTTCTGAATGTTGATCTACGGAAGCtaggaaaaaagatgaaatttTACGTGATGTGTAAGATAAACATGAGGTGGGTTGAAAAACTTTCTAagaacattttattttattcgATGGAATTAAAGAAAGGAGTTGACATAGATGGAGCATGTTACTATATATAGACCTACCCTGTCGCCacattttatattttcttatgcATATACTCTTGACAACAAGTTTTCATTCATCTTTATGCATCGTTTAACGCATTTGAATGAAATTTGCCTGCACGATCATTCACATTCATGAActtataagttttatatttttttaatgtcaATGTAAGAAGCTATTTATGTGTCTCACTATTAATGCCGGCGATATATGAATTCATAATGGAGTTCGTTATTTCTTACACCTAAAATGCACATTACTTTGAATAAATAAGAATTGTATATtgtttttagaaaatttctttagtcACCTCCccatggggtcacccccagcgaaaaaccaaaactacccctgcttcggaaatgaactttcgaagttatttttttttttgaattttttttgacttcggaaatgaatctccgaaaatgccaaaaccgttaatattttcggaagttcatttccgaaaatatttctgcatatacaaatttccctccttcactatttcatcatttttctccaacactttttcaaaccctctccaaaacccaatcaatctatatccatttttcgtcctaaaatcaagtttcaaactgttgatcacgttaaagggagcatagaaagctacaatttcaggtaaacatcactcatttcattccctatttcactacattgattcaacaaaattctgctgaaaactgatatgattcggaagttcatttccgaaatatattacctaacatatttcggaaatgaacttccgaaaataggcctggcagaaaaaaaaacagttttggccaacttttgataatttattcatttgttaggtatggtgcatccggacaacattgtgcaagaccaAAGTGTATTagttccggaaattgtcaacgataataacgatccggttattgacgttactcctatgatcaatgcggtcgatgttcggcaacattttacaaatgatcggagcttcggtggtcgcgaacaattgcttgattgggttcgaaaggaagctaacaaacatggatttggaattgttattttaaggtcggacaacggaaatagtaggcggaaagctttcgttgttttgaattgcgaacggggtggtagttatgtacaacatatctcgaacgagtttgaattttttgtttcatgaagctaagcggtcggagaccacggggccggatagttcattatgtgggtgcacgattagaaagacatacggcctaccatgtgcttgtatacttgcaaaaaagaagaatttgaattcacccatacgcatggatgaggtagccgaccattggatgaaacttcgttttgatgattttgacccgccgaaagaaaatgactccaaaatcaccatctccgacgagttggaagtgataatggagaactttgctaaagcggacgacacaacaaaaatgcatataaaagaacaattgcgaaagatcgcatttccggagaccaccgatttgaaaccgccatctcaaccggttaagactaaaggtgcaccgaaaaagtccaaaattacacaagatgacacgtcaacaaaacgatctccttcctactttgaacatgttgatgcatcgttcccggaaattcatgagacacctaagtccaagtgtagcggtaacaaaggtgcccgtatttcgaagccacctcgcacaccgccgataaaaaaatcaccccttgtctacattgatgagatgccactttttatgcacaaatatatcgataacatcgttgatgttggaggcgacggaaattgtggatatcgggccgttgtgggtttgctcggtaaaggggaaaataatcacactttagtccgacgggaacttcttgcggagttgacttcgtatcgggacatctacgggcgactatatgaaaatcaagaaaagtttgcaaaaattcatgattcacttgttccaccacttaccggtatcgctccggtctcgaagtggatgtcattccccgatatgggtcatctcatagcaagtgcatatgatattgtatgcgtcgatttgacgaggtttggactatgtgagactttctttccacttcatagtcgaccgtcATTGGACTCGTCGAGccgaatcatatgcatcgggtatctacgatcgcggcacttcgtccaagtatttttgaaaccggggtgtcctataccggctacttgttgtcaatggaccgcacatcggtcaaatgaggcggagacttggccgaatccttttgtttcaagaatggcggagtttgaagaaatgatgagccaagagcgcgagcaaaatagagagcggtcgaagaatgagcctattttggacttaggatccaccgattggttcggtgaattttagttagttccggatcgttttttgtttgtaatgaccatttttgtatgtattgttgtttatcatgtaaaatcggaccgattcaatacatttataatataattatgttttatgagttgtttgtctaatttatggttaatgtcaattccatatgttcaatttagacaacacactaagcaatcaacaaaatgcaaaatttatgcctgtttctgcataattcggaaatgaacttccgaaatatgctagcctgcctcctattttcggaagttcatttccgaaatgtcccctgaggcaggataaggtttgttaggccatcaatgctccaataagtctataaatacacactcttcttcatcatcttcacaccacaaaacacaaatgacacaaacctacccccacctagcattcgtctactttgaaaccggctacccgatgccgttccaatttcgcttctcgcgcgacacgccgtttgcggagttgataccgtcgctcaacacgcttttgcactatcccgagaatcgaaaggttgtcaagctcgagtaccgctcgccatcgcttaacgacgagggaggcattaagttcacaccttttgagatcaagaacgacgaagatttagcggttttgtggacaacgttcgaccgattttcttcgaagggcccgatcgagttggacgcgaaacttcaaagatcggcggacgacgttatcaaaatgttgactcatccccacctacccgtgttcaacaatatgtaactttaattttatgtaatattatcgttgtaatcttcacccgattaaataaagcaaattgttgttgtttttcattttcttctgtccagacatattttcggaagttcatttccgaattcccccaaggggggtgcgttcggagatgaacttccgaaacaccacattttctaaaaaagtaactttatttcggagatgcatctccgaaatcaatattttatattaaaaaaaaacacgttttcggagatacatttccgaaaacaccttttttaagaaaaaaagtacagtttcggaaatgaacttccgaaacaaggggtattgtgataaattcaccaggggtgggcaagaaggttaggaggtgggtgaagaaatttccttgtttttatataCAAgtcaattcaaaatcattactctattataaaaaaatataaaatcattactCACCTACACATGCATATAAATTaatagtatttatttttattgttctaTTAAATCAATTCAGTTGCCATAAGAACATTCTATTTTAGAGTCATGTGGCATCCACTTATtcatcttttaaaaataaaatttagttccCACATTCCATAGATCCAAACAAACATACTCAAATaatctattttaattttgtaatttttactattttaatttgaGAGCAATCTCATTCTTTTATTTGAGacacatgatttttttttttttactgttaTTGTGATGTAGAATTGTATTTTATTGTTAGTctatatgaagaaaaataatattccTTATAAAGATTGTTTAATGTGAATATTGCTACCATCATTCTCATACTTTATACAATTATTAAgggataaattaataaaaatatttttatttgggtTAGAGTGTCCTATAAAcactcttaaaaaaaattaaattcataacttattctcctaaacaaaaaattatttttattttcaatccaTTAAATACATGAATTTCTCTAAAAATGTATTCTTTGAAATCTTTGAAGAGTGCTTTTAAGAAAGTCAACAGCAGGCCAAAAAATTAACAAAAGACAATTCATAGCATCCtctctttattttcattaaaaaaacagCATCATTTTTTTCTTCACATGCATTTTTAGCATCAACTAATATGGATGAAGACGTGCcttaaaatattcataaaatacaccTATAAATAATGAAACATAATCATTTAGAAAGAACATAAACTATAAACacatacaaaaatcatacaagCATTAAACATAGAAGAAGAGTCAAGCTCTAAACATGGAAGCCAACACATTTGCAATCTTCATCTTCTTAGCAATATCGAGCATCACTTTAGCATGTGATGAAAAAAATTCTACAATCTCTACAAATTCCACCAAAACCAACATTTCATACACTTCCAAACCTCCCTTAAACTCCACccaaaaaaataatttcaaaacctTTATTAAAAATTCTTGCAACTCAACCACATACCCTTACATATGCTACAAATCTTTGTCCCCATATGCTACAAAAATAGAAGAAGACCCTCTAAAATTATGCAACTTCTCGCTCTCGGCCGCGCTAAAGGCGGCCCGTGGCGCGTCATCTGCCGTGTCAAAGCTATTAAAAAATAATGAGAATCATTTGTCAAGCATTGGTGAAGAAGTTGTGCAAGATTGCTTTGGAAATTTGGAGGACTCAATTGAACAATTGCAAGATTCTATTGATGCTATGACACATTTGGATGCTGATTTTGATAGAGAATTTCAGATTAGTAACATAAAGACTTGGGTTAGTTCTGCCATTACTAATGATCAAACTTGCTATGATGGGTTTGATGAGATGAATGTGGATTCAACACTTAGGGATAAAATTAGAAGAACGGTTTTGAATGTGGCAAGGAAGACTAGCAATGCTTTGTATTTTATcaacaataatatgaattaaaTTAAGGTATAAGTTTTTTTGAGGGAAAATTAAGGTATGAGTTACTTAATTGAATTTGAgacttttctttcattttttttgacAAGGTTTTATTTGGGTTTGGTATGTTATTTGTGTTCATAGTGTGTGAATTTGAAGTTAAAATGATTTGTAATCAAGTTAATTAGTCTTAAATAGTGTTCTTGTTTGAATTCTAAATATGCAATGCCACTTattaattattatcatttttCTAATACAATTTAATAAACATTCTCTTGTATATAGTCAAATGACATTATGTTACCATGTCTTTAGGTGATGCTCCAAGGGTacaattagtttttttaattgcaAACAGAATATAGCCTTGTTCTTGTTCATGTATGTTagcgaattttttatttttatctctgtaagtttttttttttgggtctgagctcctatattttttttttttgcgaatTTTGATTTTAAGGACTAAATCGAAtgggaaaataaaatttaaaaactcGGATAAAATAAAACACTTATACAGACAAAAATTAAAAGTTTGCTAACTTACAGAGACCAAAGTTACATTTctcatatttttatttcttatccAGGAATTCTTAAAGCCAAAATTTTTACATTGCCTCATTTTATCACCAAAAATTGCTTGAACCATCACATAATCAACTATTCCCATTACTTTTATTTTTCTCtgatttattttttactttttttcttctttttccattACTAGTATATGAGGAATATAATTCCCTGCCTTATATATCACTCTTGTCAAATCTTATATGAAAACTTATAATAGCCAATAATTATAATCGATAACTAATAAATACAATTAAATTTTAATGAATATGATACATACAATAAATAtagatatattttaatattttttcgtAACTGAAGCAGTAGGTTGGCGGACGATGAGACTGTCTCTGAAATCCTGAAAAAGTATGAAGGGAaggttttttgtaaaaaaatttgcAATTTGATATCGTGATGGGACGTGAAGAACACGTACATGACCTCGAACCGCCTTTTTTGCGAACGAAATGAATATTCATTTCAATATGTTTCATTCTTTAATGTTGAGCTGAGTTACCAGAGATATAGATTGCACTGCGTTGTCACGGTAGACCATGCACTACTACAAAACGCGTAAACAACAACGCTATGGTCACCACGGTTCTTCACTATACTGTGGTGACATCTATAAAATAAGGCGCtaccatattatttttatttttttattaaaaattaattgtatattaCAACAGTTCATAAGCCAACCGTGGTAAAACCATAAAgctttcatgggttcgaaccttagaaccatcatatatatatatatatatatatatatatatatatatatatatatatatatatatatatatatatatatatatatatatatatatattaagaattTAATGTTAAGACGcgtgttttcttttttatttatttttatataaaaaacttaaAGGGATATGACTACATTTGGTACATTCCACCGTtgtgatatatttataataaataaatacttatcAGTACGGTTGGTAGATAGGAATGTCAATTTGCATCTGTTAACGAGGATCTCCGTGGGAATTATTTGTTCGGAGCTCcaaagttggggatttttttctCCGTgcggatggggatggagggaaaagttctcgatgacactttggggcggggattgaaAAAGTATCCTCCGCCCCGCGAATTTCCTGACCAcgaacatattatttatattttataatgtaatgtattgttttaaaaaatataataatgtatTACATGTATAATGTATCCATTTTTGTTCCACACTCACGCATCATCAATCACTTGTGCTAGACAACTGTGGTAATGTAGCAGTAAATTAACGAAAGAGTTTTCTTAGAATCCTTCGAACATTCcctgccccgttgacatccctattGGTAGATAACCGTTGTGAAATAATTTACCCATGTTGTTACTTTCAATACCGTGTGTCGGCACATATATCGAACAGGCCAACATATACAGTTACTTGGgtcaatttcttttaattttattaattccaAATTTCCTCCTTTTTCCACAAAGCTTCCCCAACTATAAAtacatcattcatgcatcatttcaactgaTTATACCATAACTATTTTCTTGAttgctcttcatcttcaaccttgaatctatgcatacacactgacaaatcacacataatcatcttttgttGGGGTGCCATCTAGACTCGGTTGATAAAGTTCAATTTAGGAAGTTTGTAACCTAAGATTGGAGTTGAGAATCAAGGGGGTTTCATCTGGAAAAACCGCGAGTTTTCCCTCCAAAATCTTTGGTAGATTTGGGGGTTTTTGTGCAAGACGATCCAAGAAGGAATTACATCCTAGTGAAATCTTTGGAGATAAATAACGCAAAGGAGTAGAACGAGAACGAAAGATTGAATTGAGAGTCTTGTGTTGTAATAGGTACAATTGATCATGCGTGAAATCTTTTGAGATAAAGAACTCAAAGTATTAGTAATATTCGAATAGTTAATTGGTAGCTATTGTGTCTTGGTCTTGCTCAAGATCAAAAGAAGAGAAGGGGTGAATCAACATCAAATGGTTGTGTTTCTAGGTTGCTCTTGGAATACTTCTCTTGTAATCAACTTTTTGCATAGTAAGAAACTTTCCTAATTCTGATATttggaattaggggcagacgtacccaCATGCAAGGACGAAAtggggaactgcctaaacaaatcctcGTATCTCACTCTCTCTTATCTCTTTACACTTTAATTCAATTACGCAATTTCTTGAATATCATTGTTTAAATGATCGAATCGTAAGAATTTTTCTGCAACTGTTTTTGTTAAGATAGTGTGTTGATCATCTTATAATCACTTTGATTATAAGTGGTTTCGTATCAACACAAATTAATTGAAAAACTTTGAAAACTCATTcgcacaccaagtgttcgataaattgTACAACCTGTTGTTTTTACTTGTTAGTATTGGAAATAGCATTGTTGCAATTGTGTTTAAATGAATAATTGAATGAGACTTGATTAAAACCCAAGAAGTTATGGGCACTTAATAAGAAGATAATCTATGTTACACATATCTTAGCACCAAAGTTaaaacaccagtcatggtacctaAACTCTGgttgctcgcgacacatgacgggaagaacaCATATGATCCAAATCATGGAACTTTAGCCTGAAGGCATCGTAGGTTTCAGAGGTGATCAGAAAGGAAAGATTATAGCTCCGAAAATATTAGTAATGGCTTTCtcccttctatttctaatgtttttCTTGTTGATGGATTAATGCATAACTTGCTATCTATAAGTCAATTATgttacaatggttatgatatCATCTTTAATCAAAACTCATGTAAAGTTTttagtcagaaggatgactcTATCCTATTCAATGGCAATGGAAGAACGACATCTATAAGATTAGAGTTTCTGATATTAAAGATCAAAATGTAAAATATCTAATATTTGTTAACGAATAGCAATGGACGTGGCATAGACGATTGGGCCATGTTAGCTTGAGAAGGATTTCTTAACTAAACAAGATTAATTTAGTTAGAGGTCTTCCTAATCTGAAGTTCTCTTTCGAGgatctttgtgaagcatgtcagaaagacaAGTTTTCTAAAACCTCGTTTAAGGCTGAAAATGTTATTTCTACATCTAGGCCTTTAAAGCTTCTGCACATTGACTTGTTTAGACCAGTGAAAACTGCTTTTGTCAATGGTAAAaagtatggattagtcattgttgatGACTACAATCAATGGACCTTGGTTAAATTTCTaagacacaaggatgagtcacattgtGTGTTCACTACCTTCTATACTCAAGTGCAAAATGAGAAGAACTCTAAAATTATCAgagtcaaaagtgatcatggtggtgagttCAAAAACAAGCAGTTTGAGAAACTTTTGATGAGAATGACATTTCCCATGAATTCTCCTTTCTTAGAACTCCATggaaaaatggagttgtagagaggAAGAATAGGACTTTGCAAGAGATGGCCATAATTATGATCAATGAGATTAATATGACAAAGAACTTCTGGACATATGCAGTTAACACAacttgttatattcaaaataaaatctctattagacctattcagggtaagactccttatgaattgtggaagaataaaaaaacccattatttcatattttcatctgtTTATATGTGATTGTTTTACTCTGAACTCTAAGGAGAATcctaacaagtttgattctaaaacaCATAAATGTATCATGTTGGAATACTCTAgacgctcaaaaggctatagagtatacaacactgGAACAtgtattgttgaagaatcaatccaTGTTAGATTCAATGATAAGCTTCACCTTTAAAAGTCAAAGCTAGTTGAAAAGTTTGCAAATCTGAAGTTTACCTATTCAGGCTCAAAGGGTAATGAAGTTATTGCAGAAGAACAAGAGGTAGAGGATTCTGGAGATGTTCAACCAAAATCTATTGAAGCCCAAACTCCTCTGAGGAAGCCCAGGCCTAGATCATCACATTCTAAAGAATTGATTCTGGGTGACAAGACTGATTGTAAATAGATTTAGAGAATTGCTTAAAACATAATAATTGCtttaggggacaacttctctacccatcacaaaaaattgggtaatgtaccttcaaccaatcacaaagttccatttaattttaacacatttaattaaggtgaattcttatctacctaactcaaaaagttgggtaaggttacctcctttgtaaaatgcttAAAACAACAAATAGTTgcagtattttaataaataattaaatgtattaaaTGAAATGGAATCATGTGATTAGTTGGATGTACACTACCCAATTTTTGTGAtgagtagagaagttgtcccctttaattaattataaaatagtacaattttttgttgtttccaaGAAATTTTACATTGAAGATaactctacccaactttttgagttgggtagataagaattcaccttgcTTTATGTTATTGTACAAATGGCAtaaattctttactttttttAGTTCTTATTTACTTGTTGCATTTTAATAAATTTGTTATTCTTATTTATATTATATCTATATGAATATGAATACAACAatcaaaaggagaaaaaaaaatctaaataaccatatttaaaaaaaaattaccccAAAAATCAGATTTTCGGAAAAATTACCTGTATGACCAGGTTTGGGAGGTGGTCTCCACGTAGGAGCCACCTCCGGTGGTGTCAACACCAAAAATCACCCTTCAtatgcgccacctggggtggcttAAAGGTGCATATCTCATGGTGAAGCCACCTTGGATGGCGCCAAtgtgttcctctttttttttttttttaaattttgttttgtgttttgtttttttttttgtgttccaTTTTTTTTTCCGAGGGGTCATGAATAGCATAATTttagtgttttaaaaatattctctttttttcgtatttgtaatgtttgtccCGTACttcccgtatttgtaatgttttttcTGCATTtctcgtatttgtaatgtttcttccctatttatatcattaaacactacctgtctaattatttatttaatagtttttttttaattatgttgaaacaatttaaaaaaaaactaaaacaaaataattatattttttaaaatttaaattataacttTACTAATGAAATGTTATAGAACAAGTCCGGGCTAACATTAGAACGGGTCTCAGACACTATAAATGAATAAACTACTACTATAGAATTAGATTCAATTATCACTGCCGAAAATATATTGAGTAGTTTATTTTGGTATTTAGCTTAAATAGTTTGTTTGTCTTGTGTAAAAATTACAAGAGAATCATactacaaaagaaaaaaaaaaaaaacaacaagtaTGCGCCACCTCAGGTGGCTTGTATGTTGGAATTTGCACTATGGCGCCACTCCAGGTGGCGCATATGTGTTAGAGTTTGTGTGTTGGTGCCACCAGAGGTGGCTACTACGTGTAGACCACCTCTCAAACTTGATCATACAGGTAATTTTTCCGAAAACTTAGTTTTTggggtaaatttttttttaatatgattatttggatttttttttctcaaaagg
Encoded proteins:
- the LOC131593467 gene encoding pectinesterase inhibitor 4 encodes the protein MEANTFAIFIFLAISSITLACDEKNSTISTNSTKTNISYTSKPPLNSTQKNNFKTFIKNSCNSTTYPYICYKSLSPYATKIEEDPLKLCNFSLSAALKAARGASSAVSKLLKNNENHLSSIGEEVVQDCFGNLEDSIEQLQDSIDAMTHLDADFDREFQISNIKTWVSSAITNDQTCYDGFDEMNVDSTLRDKIRRTVLNVARKTSNALYFINNNMN